The genomic region GCGACCTCGTCCTCTCGGGTGACCGGCAGGGCGTCGACGGTTCGCTCTCGCTGACCCGGGCCGGGCTGATCGACGCCGCCTACGCATCCGCGGCGCAGCAGCGCGAGGTGCTCACGACCCAGCCGGAGATCGGCTGACTTCCGATCGACCTCACGTACCACCCGTGACCGAGCCACCCTCCGCCGGTGACCGCCCCTCCGTCCCGCATGCCAGAAGGTCAGCCGCATGCCAGCTGGTCAGTTCCGGGCCATACCGGGGCCGAATGTGACCATCGAGCATGCGGCGGACCGCCGCATGCGGCACGACGAGGAGTCACGGGCCGAAGAGCTCGGCGCGCCCCAAGTGCAGGCCGAACGCAGACCGGTGCCCGATGACAGATGTCACGGGCGCCGGTCCTGTTGTCATGGTTCACTCGGCTCGAGTCGATCTCCCCGGAGGTCGTCAATCGAATCAGGGAGACCTCATGGGTGAACATCTTCGTAGTGCCCTCCTCGGCGGCTTCGCCGCCGGGTTCATCTTCATGTTCATCTCGAACCTGACGGGGATGGGCCCGACCACCGCGGCGCTGGTGGGGCTCGCCTTCGTGGTGGTGGGGGCCCTGGTCACCGGCGTGATCGCCGGGATGATCCACAAGTCCCACACCGGGCGCACCTGATCCAGCTCGGCAACTCAGTCGAGGTGCCGGAACTCTCGCCAGGCCGCCGGGAAACCGCCGATCGGGTTGCGGCACAGGGCGATCGGCTGGTCCTGTTCCTCGTTGTCGGCGTCAACCCCGTTGTCGAGCACGGCGACGGTGCGGCAGGATTCGAACACCGTGCCGGCGGTCCGGACCTGCTCACCGACCACCACGGCGACCGTCACCGACGCGGGCACGGCGGATTGATCGGCCAGCGCATTGTGGCCGGACAGGATGGGCGGCAACGCAGATGCCGGCCCGAACCGGTCGAGGGCGCCCGCCTCGCCGTAGTTGGTTGCGATGATCACCGCCCCGGCGCGATCCGCCGGCGACAGGCTGTCGATGACGGAACGGATCTGGGCGACATAGGTCGGCCAGCCGATCTGGTCGCCGACGGTCTGGTTGATGTCGAGCACGGGCGTCGATCCCACCACCGAGAGCGGTAGTACCGGCAGCGAGATGACCGAGCAGACAACGACATCGAGGGCGACGGCCGTCGTCACCAGCACGCGCCGGACGCGACCCCGTCCCCGGTGGATCCAGTCGGCGGTCGGCACCGCACCGATCGCGAACACCACGGCCAGCAGCCCGAGCGGATAGTAGACCTGCGCGCCGCCGATCACCGTCAACGCCACCACGACGAGCAGCGCCACGACGAGGCTCCGCAGCGGGCGCCAGTCCGGGCGCCGGGCCAAAGCGACCAGCCCCGCCACCCAGATCGGCACCATCGGCGGACCGATCAGCAGCGCCAGGAACGGGACCGCCTGCACCCGGACGTCGCTGCCGTTGTTCCCCGAGAGTGCCGCTCCCATCGCGAGTTGCGGCCAGTCGTGGGTGGCCTGATAGATCAGGTTCGGCAGTGCGATCAGCACTGCGAGACCGGCCGCGCTCCACGGCCACGGCGACCTGAACACCCGGCGCGGACCCCATGCCGCCAGACCCATCAGCAGCGCGATCACCAGGTACGCGATCAGCAGCTTGTTGTAGGTGGACAGTCCGATCAGGACGCCGGCCGGGATCCACCAGCGGGCGTCCTCCCGCCGCAGTGCCCGGATGACGAACAGCGCCACCAGCGGCCAGACCAGCAGGTCGACGGAGGCCGTCAGCATGACGTGACCCATGGTCAGCGGGAGCGCACCGAATGCGTAGCCCCACGCCGAGATCATCTGCGCTGCAGCACTTCCGCCGACCTCGCGGGTGATCGCCGCGATCACCAGCACCGAGCCGGCCAGGAACAGCGTCGCCGGGATCCGGACCGCCCAGGCTTCGTCGGCCACCAGCGAGGTCATCGTCCGCACCAGCCAGGGCGTGAGCGGCGGCTGGTCCAGGTAGTTCCACGCCGGGGTGAGCATCCGGAAGTACAACTCGTCGCGGTGGAATCCGTACCTGGACGACAACACCGTCAGCAGCACGGCGACGGTCAGCACGGCAGACCACGCCGGGAGGCGGGCGAACGGTGGACGGGTCGCCGCAGGGTGGTGGGGATCGGTGTCGGCAGGTGCCGCGCTGGTCACGTCTGATGACGCTACCGCCGTCGGGAACGATCCGGGAGGTTCGACGAGATCCCCGATGGCCGACCGCATCACCTACGCTCGGCAGAGTGCACCCACCGGCTGGGTTGAGCGGGCGAACCAGGTTGTTCCCGATCATCGGCGACCCGATCGGCCAGGCCGATGCGATCGAGCGCTCCGAACGTCGCTCCGGCGATGTCGGCAGTTTCGACGCCGATCTTGGTGCGGCAGGACCGAGACGCTCCGCCCTGACGCGTCAGCCGGTGGTGCGGACGACCAACCGGGGCGTGAGCAGGGCAGCGCGATCCGCAGTCTGCTCGCCGTGGACAGCAGACAGCAGGATCTTGACGCAGCGTTGGGCCGCCTCGACGAGCGGTTGGGCGACGGAGGTCAACCCGATGACACCGGCCACATCGGTGTC from Nakamurella sp. A5-74 harbors:
- a CDS encoding glycosyltransferase family 39 protein, translating into MTSAAPADTDPHHPAATRPPFARLPAWSAVLTVAVLLTVLSSRYGFHRDELYFRMLTPAWNYLDQPPLTPWLVRTMTSLVADEAWAVRIPATLFLAGSVLVIAAITREVGGSAAAQMISAWGYAFGALPLTMGHVMLTASVDLLVWPLVALFVIRALRREDARWWIPAGVLIGLSTYNKLLIAYLVIALLMGLAAWGPRRVFRSPWPWSAAGLAVLIALPNLIYQATHDWPQLAMGAALSGNNGSDVRVQAVPFLALLIGPPMVPIWVAGLVALARRPDWRPLRSLVVALLVVVALTVIGGAQVYYPLGLLAVVFAIGAVPTADWIHRGRGRVRRVLVTTAVALDVVVCSVISLPVLPLSVVGSTPVLDINQTVGDQIGWPTYVAQIRSVIDSLSPADRAGAVIIATNYGEAGALDRFGPASALPPILSGHNALADQSAVPASVTVAVVVGEQVRTAGTVFESCRTVAVLDNGVDADNEEQDQPIALCRNPIGGFPAAWREFRHLD